The sequence below is a genomic window from Cygnus olor isolate bCygOlo1 chromosome 7, bCygOlo1.pri.v2, whole genome shotgun sequence.
TCAAATATAAATTTGTAAGAGGCAATCAAACGGTGCAGACGTGTTACAATAGGGCCAAATCTGAGGGAGATTTTcttaaattgtaaaaaaaagtttttcctcaaGATGTTAATAATTATTGTTGATAAACTATTCAGGACATAAATCTGTAGGAAGTTCTCCCCTCACCAGTCTTCTGTATTATAtgatcacacacacaaaaaaaaaaaagaacaatgacattttcattatttcctgaTAACTTGCATTTCTTGATTTTCCTCAAAGAACGTACACCTCAACAGCAGAACAAGTACAACATTCCTGAGCTTTATTTCTTGGAGTTTTGCTGAACTGAGAATTGCAAAAAGTTCTTTCAACTTCTTTTGTAAATTCTCTTTTGATTTCCTATGTTCAAGGAGTATcatgcagcccagaaaacctTTTGGTTTACCCAGCTATCCATTTTAAACAACAGCTGGTTATATACGCAGCCTACCTGCACTCATAGCTGGTTGCCAATCCAGTTTTCTTGCCACAAAGAAAGCAAtgctttgtaattttcttttttgcttgaACTGAGCCATTCACAGGTGGAAGATGGGTTGCTTCACCTGCTTTCAGAAGTAGAGAGAcagcaaagacattttaattttatttattcctgacCACAAACTAGTTAAATGTTCTTCTGAAATCCAGATTCAATCTGCATTTCTTAGAATGCTTCAGGTGGGACCCCCAAGCCTAAACAGGGAGCAAAACCACAAAAGCCAGAACAGTGAACACACTTCAAGCCTATGAACCTTATGgtgatgatccttatgggtcccttccaactcgggacAACCTTTGGAAAAGGCAGTGCAATGCAGGTGTccaatgcacttttttttataCGTTAAAAATTCACATAAGCAAAAAGTTACAGAAGAAGTCAAACAATTCCTAATACTATTcccaaatgcaaaaatgaaaatacataatgCAATTGGGGGAATACCCCACACAACAGCTTTCCAAAGAATCAACTGGATGTTCAAGTACATAGCATCTAGTATATGCAGTATCTAATAATCTAAGTTTGTCAAATAAAtatagcaacattttaaaaccttgCCGGTACTCCATGATTGCAACAAAAGTGCATTATTAGACTACAGACCTCCATTTAGCTTTAAAGGTTTCATAAGACACTTTGTGGATGTTCCTTAAGACTTCTGTACTTAGAAgcttattttactcttttttgtCCTATAATTCTTGGCTATTGCTTCAGAACTGGTGAgcacataaagaaaaagcatctttcttccttctgcagaaataagCTCTTACTCATGCATGCTTACCATATGCTAGGATAATGAAAACGAGCACCACAGTCtctcaaacatttttcagtacttgaaTCACTATATTGTCAGGATGCTGCCCAAAAAATGACCTCATGAGCTGAGAAGTGGTCCTTGTGCAGTGCACCTTAATCCCAACAGTCATTTCTCAGCTGAGGTGCAGCAGCTGCATGCAACAGTTAACACCAGGTAGTCACTACACATTGCAGTCCTATTTACCAAACAGTGCTATCATCCCACTGCTATCCAGTATAGCAATTTCCAGACAACGTTTGTCAGTGCCATCTACTTCATCATCTAAAAGCATACTATCCCAGAAGCGTCAGTTAGCCCAGTTTATGAAAAAGACAGAGCTGGAAGACAGTCCTCATGGTGAACCataccaaaacacaaaaacgCTACACCTGTTCTCTAATTTACAGTCCCACAGCAATTATAACAGGAAGTaactataaataaaatcaaggcCTTAAGATAACAAACTAAATCTGTTCTTTGGCCAGTTACATAAGTGATTATTACCACTAACCCTTCTCCCAAGAGCATGCATGatattgaatcacagaatcatttaggctggaaaagacctctgagatcgTCTAGTCCAACCATaaacctagcactgccaagtccaccattaaaccacgtcactaagcaccacatctacgtgtcttttaaataccttcagggaCAGCGACTCAACTactcccctgggcagcctgttcccgTCACAGCCTTTTCagtgaagacatttttcctaatatctaatctaaacctcccctggcacaacttgaggccatttcctcatcgcttgttgcttgggagaagagactgatccCCACCTCACTGTAGCCTCCTCTAAGGTAACTATAGAGTgataaggtcttccctgagccccccttttctccaggctaaacaaccccagctccctcaggcactcctcacaggacttgtgttccaggcccttcatcagacacgctccagcaccttgatgtccttcttgtgtcGAGGAgtccaaaactgagcacagtactcgaggtgcggtctcaccagagctgagtacaggggaacagTAActtccctgctggccaccctgtttctgacacaagccaggatgctgttggccttcttggccacctgagcacactgctggctcgtatTCAGCCAGCTGTTGACCAATCTCCCCAGGTCCCTTCCCACTGGACATAATGACACCCACTTAGTCTTTCACAAGCCTGAAACGTTTTGGAAAATACACTTTTGTCTGACAAAATAGACCAGAGTAGTCTCTTCATCACCGTTCTATCCAAAATGGAGCAGGTAACAAAAAGGTAGGCTTCCCCATCCTGCAGATTTGCCTGTTAGGGCATCACCTCTTTGGCCACGGAGAATTTATGGACAGATGTGTTTATTGATTTTGACTGCAGAAGATGTGGAAGCAAATCACTGTATTTACCAGTTTAACATATCCATGGGGAGAGGATAAAAACACCACAAGATTCAGCGAGTACAGTTTTACCTACATAGGCATTTGAACACACCCAGGACAATTATTTTCTTGGCCAAGCATTTTTCCCACAGAGAAGTCAGGAGATACATCCCCTGAATTGTTTTACACTCCTAAAGAGATAATACGGTCTAGGCTCACGACCATTCTTCTACCCCAGACATACAGCCTGGTTGCTTCAGGCTAGAGACCAACTCACATGGATTAAGAGTCTTTAAGTGCCCCTCTAGACAACTTCATTCCTCCTGAGAGAAATAATCACATAAGTTCATATTTAGGCAAATAATATCCTTTTTCAGTAGATGGTAAGCATTAAACACAATACAGTTAACAAGACTAgggtagaaagaagaaaattataaaaaaatcagcacGATATCAACGGTCTTCAGTATCCATGTCCTCCCCGCTTTCCTTTTGCGGAATTGTTTTGGCTAAGGCTGTAGTCCTAGAGCAAATGCTACCAATGAATAtagtccctctgattctagtaCATTCAGAAGTATTCATAGAACTGGTCTTTTGGAAACTTCAGAGCAGAAagtcatgttttatttctaaagacGACAAGCAGGACTcattaagtattaaaaatgcTAGGGAAGAGTCACAGCCATATCTACCCAAGATCAGAATGACATCTGTATATTAAAGAattgcttaaaatatttaaggttATACCATGCTACAGAAATATAACACAGCAAGGACTTTCAAAGATGTATGCCTTACAAAAATATGATCCTTGCCCTctaaatatgtaataaatcagGAAATATCAGGGAGTcatctttaattattattgaaGTCACATTACTTACCTACTCTTTTCCCTACAGCTGCATTAATTCCGTTCATTCCAAGCGCATGagcagactaaaaaaaaattccacaaGGAAATTACTAGCAGatggaaattaaatgaaagattaGGCAGTCTGATATCAGATTGTTTGAAACCAATGCTGTATCAATCAATATACCTACAAAAACAGTCCAACACTTCCATAcgaagaaattaaaattctacAATATAAAGCCTTACTCAAATTAATAATCTCCCTGTACTTCACAACATAGAAAACAATAAAGTACATTAGAGATCTGAAGCTAGGAGCATATGGTGCCAGTCACAGGGAAAACTTTGGATTAAGTGGCAATTAGCGAGCAGCAGGAGAAGTAAGACGACACTTCAGTCATAATTTTATCATTACAATAACTAATAATTTTAGTTGTGAACTAAACAACCACTTTAATTCTTAAGAAAAATTACTTCCAGGACCCATTTAGATACGCATGCAGTTAATATACCAACAGGAATTTAGAAAACAGTTTCAGACTAGTAGATATTTATGTATGCACCCCACCCCATCAGCATTCCCTGAAAAGACACATAGACATACACAAAGTACAGCTTTCATAATGCCAACACCAGAAGGGACAGGAAGACCCCAACTCCTTTGGGGGTATTAGTACTCACTAGAATATATTCCGCAGCTTCATTTGGAGGAGTAGTTTTCCTAAagctttcttcctgaaaatgctgaagattTGTAGGTAGTGCAATACCAGAAGTCCGAAACCTGCCTGTCCCACAGGAACTCTGTAAACTTTCCCTGTTTGTGCTTCGGGCCAGCGAAGCTAGAAATCCTAAGTTATTTACAGAActcacaggttctttggatgCCTTGTTAGTCACATCTGTGATGTCCCTAGCTTCTGCTTTAGCAGTTACATCAGGTCTCTTGCCAAGTGAATCTACTTTCATGCTATGAAATCTAGTAGTCCTAGAAAAGGAGGAGTCTGCTATACTACGGACTTCCAAAGATCGAAGCACATTTGGGGAGGCTGTAGATCTCAAGTTATCAGCCTCAAAGCATTTGGGTTGTGTTTGTGGTTTCAGAGAACTATGATGTGCCACTTGTGCTGAATAACAAAGAGGTGACAAAAGCGTATTTTTCCGAGGACTTAGTTCATGAGTACTGAGAAGTCCAGACCCCATtgctgcagtgctcagcactTTACTAATAGGTTTTCTATGCTGTTCTAAAACCTTAGATTCTTCATCTCCATCAGACAGTTCAAGTTCTGGGTTCACTTTTCCTATATCATATATCTCACTACACTGCTCGGTGGTGCTTGCTTCTgttaacaaagcaaaagcatctGCTTCAgataaaagtttttcttctgttccacACAGTTCTACATTTGTTAGATTCGGATACAAAACAGAATCTTCCTCACTTGCTGAGGTCAcattttcagatactttttcCAAGTTTGCAGACAGAGATGAAATGGGAGTCAGAATACTATTTGTAGgtacttttgcattttctagTTCAACACGAGATATTTTTGGTGGTAACCTGATGCTACTAACCGAATGAGACCAAGAGGCACTCTGCCAAGTGTCATCTTCCTTAAGAAAGTCATTAGTTGTGGATGGCATTGTTCTACCAGCAGTGGCCAAAGAAGCCAACGCTGAAAGTGCATTTTGGGAAGACTCTGAAGGATATGAATTCCCAGGAGGAGGTAGGCAAGACTGTCCAATATGGGGGAGCACTCTTAAAAAAACCGGTGacgagcagcagctgctgagccacTAGATGGTCGAGGAGCTGTTGGAGGACGAGGTTTCACTTTGACAGTTTTTTTAGgctattaaaaaacaatgaaaaaacacacaacaacagTTAGTATTTAAATTATGGAAGCATTCAGAGACATTGCTGAAATCATATTCCCAGGAATTCTGACAGTATTTGGCCAGAGATGACCACCAAATCATTCACTCTACTCTCTTATGTATTGCTAACCACCAAAATTTCACAGTAACATCACAATATTAAAATCAAAGATTACAATCAGAAAAGGCCACATGTCAGAGGAATAAGAAAAGGGAAACCAGAATGCCGACAAAGTTATCCAGAAGAGCTTAGGGTCTCAGCCAAGAccaacaatgaaagaaaaaacgTAATATTGTCATCTTACATCTAGGGAACCAAGAcagatattaaataattttactaaTCCAGATCTCCTGAACgccatctgtatttttatttgccaCGCAATCTCATTCTTATATTTAGTTTTATAGGCCTTTTAGTTACAGTATTTCTAATcccaattttaaaattaagttccACTTAAGAACAAGTTCAGAAGTTCCATTTAAGAGAAACACTGTTTTCTACCAGAGGACTGATGTAAAACAACACTACttaaaacataatatatataaaaaaacaaacaaaaacacacacacacacacaaaaagaacaccaaaacacacacacatccagGACCAGTAGTGAATTCTTCGAATCCTGACAGGTCGATCCAGGTAAAGGCTATGCCCCACAACAGAAGAACTTTAATAAAATAgcattcttctttcttaaattgATATTAAACCATATACCCTTTTATCACTCTACTTCCTAAGACAGTAAAGTATCTGACCTGCTTTTTAGAAAAGCCGGTATTGGGAAAGTACAAACCATTTAATGATAAAAGAATTGAAATCATAGCTTTACCTTTTTACTTAGATTCATGTTCTCCATCTTTGCCTTAAgcagtttcattttattcatagTAATTGAATTCTCAATAATCTGTTGGCCAGAAGGTGATGCCTCCGTCTCATCTTCATCATCAGCATATAAGTTATACACTGAACcaccactgaaaataataaaagaaatttgttttcaccCTCTAAGtaatttaattgttttcaaTGTAGAGTATTCTCACAACTAGAAAGTCAAATCCGTAGGTGATCTGTTGACAAAGCATTACGTAAAACTGTATGCAGAGACATTtcaaatccatttattttagaaaataagcaTTCCTTATTAGACTGCTCACACAAAGTGCTGATGCTGAAACCAGAACATAGCCCCACTTCTGGGAAGTTTTTATACCATATACAGTTGGTTCACACTCACTATATATTTTCCCCACAGAGGGAATATCCAGTTCCACAAGTGTCTCCTGAAGGTATGGCCAAAGCTGTTAACAGTGTGATTCAGACAACAAGCTGATCAGTTTTCCAATTAACCAGACACTGGCATGGAAGGAAAGTCCAAATTTCTATCCATCCTGAGGGGTGTTCTCACCATAAATGGAAATGGAGGGGTCACCCATGTGGATGTGATAttctatttctccttttcaaaataaaaacaaaaaataaaaaaggatcaGTTTAGGTTTCCAAAAAGTctcacatttggaaaaaaaattatacagatTAGAATTGCTAGACctaagacaaaatattttaactcaGTCACTGGAAATTTACAGCATCACATTGAAGTTTTGCATTCTGTTAGAATACAGAATGGAAAAAGACAATGTTTTAAAGTCATTATCTGAATTGTTTTTCCTATGAAGCATTAATCACCAACACACATCCAACATttgacagagaaataaaagaacgATTAGGAATGTCTATTCACTACAAATTGATGCATTTTCAACACTGTATATAGTACATCTtagaatgttttaatttttccattagGCTGTCAACAGCTAGAAATGGTGACAATCAGACAATTCCCTTGTGTTCATACAGATGTCTTAGTAGATATAACAAAAGTTTCTTCTCTCTAATAAGACCAAGGAAGAATTAAAGGTCGTGGGAAAGTCAGTACCAAAAAATTTTCCACTAATTAAAGCTGGCATCTTACCTGATTCTTGGAAATACTCTGTTGGCTTTAGTCAAGAGCCAGTGTGTTTGTACTGACTCTCCCAATCCATTTCCTAAAATGTAGCAAAGTTCAGAAGGCAACACAGCTGGGAGACAGATTTTAAGAACAAGATGGCAGCAGAACAGCCCAGTCATTTCTCACTAGAAACTGAACAGCTCTGTATGGGAACGGTCAGTATAAACATT
It includes:
- the ZFAND4 gene encoding LOW QUALITY PROTEIN: AN1-type zinc finger protein 4 (The sequence of the model RefSeq protein was modified relative to this genomic sequence to represent the inferred CDS: inserted 2 bases in 2 codons; deleted 4 bases in 2 codons); this translates as MANKKEPPFFNEDNMGPFHYKLPFYETMELFIETLTGTCFELRVSPFETVISVKAKIQRLEGIPSLSSTLIWNNMEXKSDYCLNGYNISEGCTLKLSLAMRGGPINTRRVPVEDPIRXMAEYMDPGRDEIWEKGPSNKQVTFLVYREGDQLNFFRVVDRGDGTLTPLSESGGSVYNLYADDEDETEASPSGQQIIENSITMNKMKLLKAKMENMNLSKKPKKTVKVKPRPPTAPRPSSGSAAAARHRFLRVLPHIGQSCLPPPGNSYPSESSQNALSALASLATAGRTMPSTTNDFLKEDDTWQSASWSHSVSSIRLPPKISRVELENAKVPTNSILTPISSLSANLEKVSENVTSASEEDSVLYPNLTNVELCGTEEKLLSEADAFALLTEASTTEQCSEIYDIGKVNPELELSDGDEESKVLEQHRKPISKVLSTAAMGSGLLSTHELSPRKNTLLSPLCYSAQVAHHSSLKPQTQPKCFEADNLRSTASPNVLRSLEVRSIADSSFSRTTRFHSMKVDSLGKRPDVTAKAEARDITDVTNKASKEPVSSVNNLGFLASLARSTNRESLQSSCGTGRFRTSGIALPTNLQHFQEESFRKTTPPNEAAEYILSAHALGMNGINAAVGKRVGEATHLPPVNGSVQAKKKITKHCFLCGKKTGLATSYECRCGNNFCATHRYAETHTCTYDYKSAGRRYLQETNPVVSAPKLPKI